A region of Alosa alosa isolate M-15738 ecotype Scorff River chromosome 17, AALO_Geno_1.1, whole genome shotgun sequence DNA encodes the following proteins:
- the six3b gene encoding homeobox protein SIX3b — protein sequence MVFRSPLEIYPSHLFLPSLADRPLLLAGALPRARSPEDLPMFQLPSLNFSAEQVASVCETLEETGDIERLGRFLWSLPVAPGACDAINKHESIQRARAVVAYHTGSFRELYHILENHKFTKDSHGKLQAMWLDAHYQEAEKLRGRPLGPVDKYRVRKKFPLPRTIWDGEQKTHCFKERTRGLLREWYLQDPYPNPSKKRELAQATGLTPTQVGNWFKNRRQRDRAAAAKNRLQHHGLGQGSLRSLSEAGCTPHSSAESPTASVSSLMERADAGTILSVTDSDSDFDV from the exons ATGGTTTTCCGGTCACCCTTAGAGATTTACCCATCACACCTTTTCCTGCCTAGCCTCGCGGACCGGCCCCTGCTCTTGGCCGGTGCCCTTCCCAGAGCGCGGTCCCCGGAGGATTTGCCCATGTTTCAGCTGCCAAGCCTAAACTTCTCGGCCGAACAGGTGGCCAGCGTTTGTGAGACGCTGGAGGAAACAGGAGACATTGAGAGACTTGGCCGATTTCTATGGTCCCTGCCGGTGGCACCGGGTGCCTGCGATGCCATTAACAAGCACGAGTCCATTCAGCGAGCCCGCGCTGTGGTTGCCTATCATACTGGGAGCTTCCGCGAGTTGTATCACATCCTGGAGAACCATAAGTTCACTAAAGACTCTCACGGCAAACTTCAGGCTATGTGGCTGGACGCGCACTATCAGGAAGCCGAGAAGCTCCGCGGAAGGCCCCTTGGACCCGTTGACAAGTACCGAGTACGAAAGAAGTTCCCTCTTCCTCGGACCATCTGGGATGGAGAGCAGAAGACACATTGTTTCAAAGAACGGACACGCGGACTTTTACGAGAATGGTATCTCCAGGACCCGTATCCAAACCCCAGCAAGAAAAGGGAATTGGCACAAGCCACGGGACTAACGCCCACCCAGGTGGGCAACTGGTTTAAGAACCGGCGGCAAAGAGATAGAGCTGCAGCAGCCAAAAATAG GCTTCAGCACCACGGCCTGGGCCAGGGCAGCCTACGATCTCTGTCCGAAGCAGGCTGCACCCCTCACAGCTCAGCCGAGTCCCCAACCGCCAGCGTGTCCAGTCTGATGGAGCGAGCGGACGCAGGCACCATCCTTTCTGTTACGGACAGTGACTCTGACTTTGATGTTTAA
- the LOC125310539 gene encoding intelectin-like — MVCEILLLLVCLALMSTPVEGYNGNLGILCEDLVDHRNNDVLKTALGRLSLIGHSCKDIQEKYHIHEDGLYYLITTSGVVYQTYCDMTTAGGGWTLVASVHENNIYGKCTVGDRWSSEQGNSPNWPDGEGTWSNTVTFGTPEGATSDDYKNPGYYDITAKDVSVWHVPNTSLLKHWKIAAIMRYHTETHFLQLYGNNLYHLFNTFKVRYNAGACPVNNGPAIPVVYDFGDAEKTKQFYGPYTRTEFTPGYITFRVFNHERAAMAICSGVKPTGCNTEQYCIGGGGFFPEGNPIQCGDFTSFAWSGYGTNTGWSTSKEILESSVLLFYR, encoded by the exons ATGGTGTGTgaaatcctcctcctccttgtgtGCCTTGCCTTGATGTCAACCCCTGTGGAGGGTTATAACG GTAATCTAGGCATACTTTGTGAAGATTTGGTAGACCATCGCAACAATGACGTTCTGAAGACAGCTCTTGGCAGACTTAGTTTGATAGGACACAGCTGTAAGGATATTCAGGAAAAATACCATATCCACGAAG ATGGCTTGTATTACCTCATCACGACCAGTGGGGTGGTGTACCAGACTTACTGTGACATGACCACAGCAGGTGGTGGCTGGACTCTGGTGGCTAGTGTGCATGAGAACAACATCTATGGGAAGTGCACTGTAGGGGACCGCTGGTCAAGTGAGCAGGGAAACAGCCCTAATTGGCCGGATGGAGAGGGGACATGGAGCAACACAGTGACCTTTGGAACTCCTGAGGGCGCTACCAGTGATGACTATAAA AATCCTGGTTACTATGACATTACAGCAAAGGATGTGTCAGTGTGGCACGTTCCCAATACAAGTCTGCTGAAACACTGGAAGATTGCTGCCATCATGCgttaccacacagagacacattttCTCCAACTCTACGGAAACAATCTGTATCATCTCTTCAAT ACCTTTAAAGTGAGGTACAATGCTGGAGCATGTCCGGTCAACAATGGGCCTGCTATTCCTGTGGTGTATGATTTTGGAGATGCGGAAAAAACCAAACAGTTTTATGGGCCATATACAAGAA CTGAATTTACTCCGGGCTACATCACCTTCAGGGTGTTTAACCATGAGAGAGCCGCCATGGCCATCTGCTCTGGAGTCAAACCCACTGGGTGCAACACTGAACAA TACTGCATTGGTGGTGGGGGATTTTTTCCGGAGGGAAATCCAATCCAGTGTGGTGACTTCACAAGCTTTGCCTGGAGTGGATATGGGACCAATACAGGTTGGAGTACCTCGAAGGAGATTCTCGAATCCTCCGTGCTGCTCTTCTACCGCTGA